In the genome of Drosophila yakuba strain Tai18E2 chromosome 3R, Prin_Dyak_Tai18E2_2.1, whole genome shotgun sequence, one region contains:
- the LOC6538704 gene encoding uncharacterized protein LOC6538704 — protein MYKCYCGVMGTGSERQQQHLALHPERDQHPRGDLRSVTSSSRQSLRPTQFIKRPSLKTPPRFGLGHSSTELVNDFSRRNSTATTVSHCSSCSCSSSQQRQQSRAKVLRWGWERTGGIDTSNTNHHDGYTDNRRLYEQSACVASRQRSQGQGQVYSGNSTPSPRPVQYPNQQATDELQQLQALQHFRLMNVGECFSDGRQDELRLQRAYDKLSCGNSDKWNKDRANESRQQEVTSTTPYALRQKLLQLRLQEEERRGRGTGATCAPLGKSCALRYN, from the coding sequence ATGTACAAATGCTATTGCGGCGTAATGGGAACAGGAAGtgaacggcagcagcaacatcttgCGCTGCATCCGGAGCGAGATCAGCATCCACGTGGCGATCTCAGGTCGGTGACCTCATCTTCCAGACAAAGCCTGCGACCCACCCAGTTTATAAAGCGTCCAAGCTTGAAGACCCCGCCCAGATTTGGCCTAGGACACTCCAGCACGGAGCTGGTCAATGACTTCAGTCGCCGCAACTCCACAGCCACCACGGTGAGTCactgctccagctgcagctgcagctcctcccAGCAACGCCAGCAAAGCAGGGCCAAGGTTTTGCGATGGGGCTGGGAACGAACAGGCGGTATTGACACCTCAAACACCAATCACCATGATGGATACACGGACAATCGGCGGCTTTATGAGCAGAGCGCATGCGTCGCCAGTCGCCAGAGGAGCCAAGGTCAGGGTCAGGTTTACAGTGGCAACTCGACGCCATCGCCACGCCCAGTTCAGTACCCCAACCAGCAGGCCACGGATgagctgcagcaactgcaggcCCTGCAGCACTTCCGCCTGATGAACGTCGGCGAGTGCTTCAGTGATGGCCGCCAGGATGAGCTGCGTCTGCAGCGGGCCTATGATAAACTAAGTTGCGGTAACTCGGACAAGTGGAACAAGGATCGGGCCAATGAGAGCAGGCAACAGGAAGTGACAAGCACCACACCCTATGCCCTGAGGCAGAAGCTGCTCCAGCTGAGGctccaggaggaggagcgaCGTGGCAGGGGCACGGGAGCCACATGTGCTCCTTTGGGAAAGAGTTGCGCACTGCGATACAACTAA
- the LOC6538705 gene encoding serine/threonine-protein phosphatase alpha-1 isoform, whose protein sequence is MSDIMNIDSIISRLLEVRGARPGKNVQLSESEIRSLCLKSREIFLSQPILLELEAPLKICGDIHGQYYDLLRLFEYGGFPPESNYLFLGDYVDRGKQSLETICLLLAYKIKYSENFFLLRGNHECASINRIYGFYDECKRRYTIKLWKTFTDCFNCLPVAAIVDEKIFCCHGGLSPDLSSMEQIRRIMRPTDVPDQGLLCDLLWSDPDKDTMGWGENDRGVSFTFGAEVVGKFLQKHEFDLICRAHQVVEDGYEFFAKRQLVTLFSAPNYCGEFDNAGAMMSVDDTLMCSFQILKPADKRRFVYPNFGSSGRPLTPPRGANNKNKKK, encoded by the exons ATGTCGGATATCATGAACATCGACAGCATCATCTCGCGTCTGCTGGAGG TGCGCGGCGCACGACCGGGAAAGAATGTGCAGCTGTCAGAGAGCGAGATCCGGAGCCTGTGCCTCAAGTCCCGCGAGATATTCCTGTCGCAGCCCATcctgctggagctggaggcACCGCTGAAGATCTGCGGCGACATACATGGACAATACTACGACCTCTTGCGCCTGTTCGAATACGGCGGCTTTCCGCCCGAGTCAAACTACCTGTTCCTGGGCGACTACGTCGATCGTGGCAAGCAGTCCCTGGAGACGATATGCCTGCTGCTGGCCTACAAGATCAAGTACTCGGAGAACTTCTTCTTGCTGCGCGGCAACCACGAGTGCGCCAGCATCAACCGCATCTACGG GTTCTATGACGAGTGCAAACGTCGCTACACCATCAAACTGTGGAAAACGTTCACGGACTGCTTCAACTGCCTGCCGGTGGCCGCCATCGTGGATGAGAAGATCTTCTGCTGCCACGGCGGCCTGAGTCCTGATCTGTCGTCCATGGAGCAGATACGACGCATCATGCGTCCCACAGACGTGCCCGATCAGGGACTGCTCTGCGATCTGCTGTGGTCGGATCCCGATAAGGATACCATGGGCTGGGGCGAGAATGATCGCGGCGTGAGCTTCACATTTGGAGCAGAG GTTGTGGGTAAATTTTTACAGAAGCACGAATTTGACCTGATCTGTCGGGCTCATCAGGTGGTGGAGGATGGTTACGAATTCTTTGCCAAACGTCAGCTGGTGACGCTCTTCTCGGCGCCCAACTACTGCGGGGAGTTCGACAACGCGG GTGCCATGATGTCCGTGGACGACACATTGATGTGCTCCTTCCAGATATTGAAACCCGCCGACAAGCGACGATTTGTTTATCCCAACTTTGGCAGCTCAGGACGTCCTTTGACACCGCCACGTGGggccaacaataaaaacaagaaaaaataa
- the LOC6538703 gene encoding protein takeout has translation MSKYTLLMLLLIAAVAQELTETAAQDLPEGFPKCKRDANFDKCLVDAVNVAIQQLKAGNKEFGIPPLEPLTVKKLVIDAGNAPINLRQALKNVKVHDMISTSKIQRYRTDLDKHLIICDSRTDRIEMIGDYEMSGRILLLPITGHGKANVTLINTKIEHRLIGEPFEKDGVKYMRLKDYRVSFDPKRVYMNFENLFNDKTLSDGMNRFLNENWETVFNELKVGYAKSFGIIFRELSNKLFEKVPFDNIFLS, from the exons ATGTCAAAATACACGCTACTAATGCTGCTGCTAATCGCTGCGGTTGCGCAGGAACTTACTGAAACGGCTGCGCAAGATTTGC CCGAAGGCTTTCCCAAGTGCAAACGGGACGCGAACTTCGACAAATGTCTGGTGGATGCCGTCAATGTGGCGATACAGCAGCTGAAAGCGG GCAATAAGGAATTCGGCATCCCGCCCCTCGAGCCGCTGACCGTGAAGAAACTCGTTATAGACGCCGGCAATGCGCCAATAAATCTGCGCCAGGCCTTGAAGAATGTGAAGGTGCACGACATGATCTCCACCAGCAAGATCCAGCGGTACAG AACCGATCTGGACAAGCACCTGATTATCTGTGATAGCCGAACGGACCGCATCGAGATGATTGGCGACTACGAGATGTCCGGCCGCATCCTCCTGCTGCCCATCACTGGACATGGCAAGGCCAATGTCACGCTGATCAACACCAAGATCGAGCATCGCCTCATCGGTGAACCCTTCGAGAAGGATGGTGTCAAGTACATGCGATTGAAGGACTACCGCGTGTCATTCGATCCCAAGAGGGTGTACATGAACTTTGAGAACCTCTTCAATGACAAAACCCTATCGGATGGCATGAATCGTTTCCTGAACGAAAACTGGGAGACGGTCTTCAACGAGCTGAAGGTGGGCTATGCCAAGAGTTTCGGCATCATTTTCAGGGAGCTGTCGAACAAACTGTTCGAGAAAGTGCCCTTcgataatatatttttaagttaa